A part of Brassica rapa cultivar Chiifu-401-42 chromosome A05, CAAS_Brap_v3.01, whole genome shotgun sequence genomic DNA contains:
- the LOC103869689 gene encoding kinesin-like protein KIN-12C isoform X2, producing MPRNAPRIEMPESEENEFASFSLFSPSRAPLNSIPDPSQLQKTTRLSGFDLAQKLELARTQGPERRFEGRAGAHDSNPRIVTRNARSRSEPNSAQSTPTRSGARVSLGGGCVTGARVAQSFVGRGRIPRGISMADCAETAPHFEMNEDHSFWKEHNVQVLIRLRPLSTMERATQGHGRCLKQESPQTLLWLGHPETRFTFDHVASETISQEKLFRVAGLPMVENCLSGYNSCVFAYGQTGSGKTYTMMGEISEAEGSLGEDCGVTARIFEYLFSRIKMEEEGRRDEKLRFSCKCSFLEIYNEQITDLLEPSSTNLQIREDLGKGVYVENLVELNVRTVNDVLKLLLQGAANRKIAATHMNSESSRSHSVFTCTIESIWERDSLTHSRFARLNLVDLAGSERQKSSGAEGDRLKEAANINKSLSTLGLVIMSLVDLAHGKHRHVPYRDSRLTFLLQDSLGGNSKTMIIANVSPSLCSTNETLSTLKFAQRAKLIQNNAKVNEDASGDVTALQQEIRKLKAQLSSLVKSHNSCGALSDCIASLDEPRYSGAYEVARKTQEDKCHCQVNNSLRKKENEVEKEFEDCRKMNSSLVRELDEIQAGLGRYLKFDQIQSDFVASSTSGAEQAETMSTIGENKEEVAFSESKKFSCINGDTDNPDGNRVWRINESQDVLEENGRSMKLQNNKSSMGREVVPRIEGHEFELSGMVNNTDAVMKADEGADRSVMQFKLRKVIKDLEEAKTLNSQYEKEQKILLSQQQDIEVVREQVETETARTILELQEEVIALESEFEGRICKLTEENQSMRDTITARESEIRALNQDWEKATLELTNFIVDGSKSITDASTQIESIVCSFPHVNTWIGDYVEKAAKDCIRKEETILLLQKSLEDARILLAEMDLKLNCLKGATIALNQFQLDGNAAATEESFRVSTELDRMSKEVDTLENDLNATQCSILEAERHAEAAISVKKWLSDSRNQHQVPKKVENQSVKESGPSSSVLASLSAEGSADIKFSMDGYISEATYTKGDELSTSSSDFSNCRLQHDCALNAEGQGVSASESDAQEIHNRTTSAALLVKSGSEDCVYCGEGRQTVQRPLTIMMGRAETERKCSNQRMDPVRSFFDRFEAVNATMKEADLTLCELVKANEKSKFVTGMCLQTHEEQMVKEKNLMDDLEQVKSTLLAKEQESQILLMQTQSTLADMEKSVSLLEAYLLETKREVGETVEALVSDVEQIVSENMEREFTMYATYQCHIGKLMDQILDHRKQVIIPQVAGQENQQSMKTKAIGYSAEDEVTGKLNRVHKAHVVSGFEGEEVVQTHEGLLNENFYLKKELERKEALFEGLLFDFRLLQESASNKRDIKDEMDELFDALCKVQKDLEVKANQVQALFVHNENLENCCIDLKKALLTSKADLEQANESIQVLEEQNDELNVLVRDLCMEKVAAEEGLEEQKELVQRLENEILHLTTTAEKQLVKSIEENLRKTSDEKDQLVEEICSLNDKLKLAYAIADEKEAIAVEARQESEASKIYAEQKEEEVKILEISVEELERTVNILERRVYDMDEEVKRHRTLETELQALRQRLFRFEDLTGTVVTTTEGRDEYESQLSTSKELQGAHGQIQVLQKEVAEQTKEIKQLKEYISEILLHSEAQASNYQEKYKTLEVMIRDFKLEDSNSSAAETAISHKTDKSSTRSRGSSSPFRCIVGLVQQMKLEKDQELTMARVRVEELESLLAAKQKEVCTLNTRIAAADSMTHDVIRDLLGVKMDITSYAELIDQHQIQRVVEEAKQHAEEIMSKDQEIINLKRHIDALVKERESCMSELNKKDTDVLATQISLDQLQERAQLLSLQNEMLKNDKSNLLKKLAELERTVREAGASNQRVPQTKKDTVSFKLADTDYTKRLENAQKLLSHANNELAKYRKTSNNIPSTRTQGQSSGTRYR from the exons ATGCCCCGTAACGCTCCGAGAATCGAGATGCCGGAATCCGAAGAGAACGAGTTCGCGAGCTTCTCTCTGTTCTCCCCCTCACGAGCTCCTCTGAATTCGATACCAGATCCAAGTCAATTGCAGAAGACGACTCGTCTCTCCGGTTTCGATTTGGCTCAGAAACTGGAACTCGCGAGAACGCAGGGTCCGGAGAGGAGATTCGAAGGTAGAGCTGGTGCGCACGATTCGAACCCTAGGATTGTAACTCGTAATGCGAGATCTAGGTCGGAGCCAAACTCCGCGCAGAGTACGCCGACTAGGAGCGGCGCTAGGGTTTCTCTAGGCGGCGGTTGTGTTACCGGAGCGAGAGTTGCTCAGTCCTTCGTTGGAAGAGGAAGGATCCCAAGAGGGATTTCTATGGCTGATTGTGCGGAAACAGCTCCACATTTTGAGATGAATGAAGATCATTCGTTTTGGAAAGAGCATAATGTGCAG GTTTTGATAAGGCTGAGGCCATTGAGCACAATGGAAAGAGCTACTCAAGGACATGGTAGGTGTTTAAAGCAGGAGAGTCCACAGACATTGCTCTGGTTAGGCCATCCAGAGACCAGATTCACCTTTGACCATGTTGCCAGTGAGACTATCTCTCAG GAGAAACTATTTCGCGTTGCTGGGCTGCCTATGGTGGAGAATTGTTTGTCTGGTTACAACAGCTGTGTGTTCGCCTACGGTCAG ACTGGTAGTGGCAAGACCTATACTATGATGGGAGAGATATCTGAGGCAGAGGGAAGCCTCGGTGAAGACTGCGGAGTTACTGCTCGTATTTTTGAGTACCTCTTCTCAAGAATAAAAATG GAAGAAGAGGGAAGGAGAGATGAAAAACTTAGATTCAGTTGCAAATGTTCTTTTCTTGAGATATACAACGAGCAGATTACCGACCTCTTGGAGCCATCCTCGACCAATTTGCAA ATCAGAGAAGACTTAGGAAAAGGGGTTTACGTGGAAAATCTTGTAGAACTTAATGTGAGAACTGTTAATGACGTTTTAAAGCTTCTATTACAG GGAGCTGCAAACCGGAAGATTGCAGCAACTCATATGAATAGTGAAAGCAGCAGATCCCACAGCGTTTTCACGTGTACAATCGAGAGCATCTGGGAGAGAGATTCCCTAACCCATTCAAGATTTGCCAGGCTAAATTTGGTCGATTTGGCTGGTTCTGAAAG GCAGAAAAGCTCAGGTGCGGAAGGGGATCGCCTAAAAGAAGCAGCAAACATTAACAAATCCTTATCCACTCTGGG CTTAGTGATAATGTCTCTGGTGGATTTGGCACATGGGAAACATAGACATGTTCCGTATCGGGATTCACGACTTACCTTTCTACTGCAG GATTCTCTTGGGGGTAACTCTAAAACAATGATAATAGCCAATGTCAGCCCATCTCTTTG CTCTACCAACGAGACTCTCAGCACACTGAAGTTCGCACAACGAGCTAAACTCATCCAGAATAAC GCTAAAGTCAATGAAGATGCCTCTGGGGATGTCACAGCACTCCAACAGGAAATAAGAAAGTTAAAG GCTCAACTGTCCTCTCTCGTAAAGAGCCATAACTCATGTGGGGCTCTTTCAGACTGCATCGCTTCTCTTGACGAGCCCAGATATTCTGGTGCGTATGAAGTAGCAAGAAAAACACAAGAAGACAAGTGTCACTGTCAGGTGAACAACTCACTGAGAAAGAAG GAGAACGAGGTGGAAAAGGAATTTGAAGACTGCAGAAAGATGAACTCTAGTTTGGTCAG AGAACTAGATGAGATACAAGCAGGACTTGGAAGATACTTGAAATTCGACCAAATACAATCCGACTTT GTTGCATCTTCCACCAGTGGAGCTGAGCAG GCCGAAACAATGTCTACTATTGGTGAAAACAAAGAGGAAGTGGCCTTCTCAGAGAGTAAAAAGTTCAGTTGTATCAATGGTGATACAGACAATCCTGATGGCAATAGGGTCTGGAGGATAAATGAATCACAGGATGTGCTAGAGGAGAACGGTAGATCCATGAAACTGCAGAACAACAAAAGTAGTATGGGAAGAGAAGTTGTTCCTAGGATAGAAGGTCATGAGTTTGAGTTAAGCGGCATGGTCAATAACACAGATGCTGTAATGAAGGCTGATGAGGGGGCAGACAGGTCAGTCATGCAGTTCAAGTTGAGGAAAGTAATTAAGGACCTCGAGGAGGCCAAAACACTCAATAGTCAATATGAAAAAGAGCAGAAGATACTTTTATCTCAACAACAAGATATTGAAGTAGTCCGCGAGCAAGTCGAGACAGAAACGGCTAGAACAATTCTTGAGCTGCAGGAAGAGGTGATTGCTCTCGAGTCTGAATTTGAAGGAAGAATCTGTAAATTGACTGAAGAAAATCAATCGATGAGAGATACTATAACTGCTAGAGAGTCAGAAATAAGAGCACTTAACCAAGACTGGGAAAAGGCCACCTTAGAACTAACAAATTTCATTGTGGATGGGTCTAAATCCATCACAGATGCCTCTACACAGATTGAAAGTATTGTCTGTTCATTTCCACATGTGAATACGTGGATAGGAGATTATGTTGAAAAGGCTGCAAAAGATTGTATAAGAAAGGAAGAAACAATTTTACTTCTTCAGAAAAGCTTGGAGGATGCAAGGATATTGTTAGCAGAGATGGATTTGAAGCTGAATTGCTTAAAGGGTGCAACAATTGCTCTCAACCAATTTCAACTGGATGGCAATGCTGCAGCCACCGAAGAGAGTTTCCGCGTGAGCACTGAATTAGACAGGATGAGCAAGGAGGTAGACACGCTTGAGAATGACTTAAATGCAACGCAGTGTTCTATTCTAGAGGCAGAGCGACATGCTGAGGCTGCAATTTCTGTTAAAAAATGGCTTTCGGACTCTAGAAATCAACACCAAGTGCCGAAAAAAGTAGAAAATCAATCGGTTAAAGAAAGCGGCCCCTCAAGTTCAGTCTTGGCTTCTCTTAGTGCGGAAGGGAGTGCtgatattaaattttcaatGGATGGATATATAAGTGAAGCAACATATACAAAGGGTGATGAGCTTTCAACATCAAGCTCTGACTTTTCAAACTGCAGATTGCAACATGATTGTGCATTGAACGCAGAGGGCCAAGGAGTTTCAGCTTCTGAATCTGACGCCCAGGAAATTCATAACAGGACCACATCAGCAGCTTTGTTGGTCAAGAGTGGTTCTGAAGATTGTGTTTACTGCGGAG AGGGAAGGCAGACTGTACAGAGGCCATTAACGATAATGATGGGTAGAGCAGAAACGGAACGCAAATGCAGTAACCAA AGAATGGATCCAGTGAGAAGCTTCTTCGATCGATTTGAGGCAGTTAATGCTACCATGAAAGAAGCTGATCTCACACTATGTGAATTAGTAAAGGCCAAcgaaaaatcaaaatttgtaaCTGGAATGTGCCTTCAAACGCATGAAGAGCAGATGGTTAAGGAGAAAAATCTGATGGATGATCTTGAACAGGTGAAGTCTACACTATTGGCAAAAGAACAGGAAAGTCAAATCCTGCTAATGCAAACACAATCGACTTTGGCTGACATGGAAAAGTCAGTGTCTTTGCTTGAAGCATATCTTCTGGAAACGAAAAGAGAAGTAGGAGAAACAGTAGAGGCCTTAGTTTCTGATGTTGAACAGATTGTATCTGAAAACATGGAGAGAGAGTTCACCATGTATGCAACATATCAGTGCCACATTGGGAAACTGATGGATCAAATTTTGGACCACAGAAAACAGGTTATCATTCCCCAAGTTGCGGGGCAAGAAAACCAACAGTCAATGAAAACGAAGGCCATTGGGTACAGTGCTGAAGATGAAGTTACGGGAAAGCTAAATAGAGTTCACAAAGCTCATGTGGTCTCAGGTTTCGAAGGTGAAGAAGTTGTTCAGACACATGAAGGCCTGTTAAATGAGAATTTTTATCTGAAAAAGGAGCTGGAGAGAAAAGAAGCTTTGTTTGAAGGTTTGCTTTTTGATTTTCGGCTACTCCAGGAATCAGCATCAAATAAAAGAGATATCAAAGATGAAATGGATGAGCTGTTTGACGCGTTATGCAAAGTTCAGAAAGATTTGGAGGTGAAAGCGAATCAAGTTCAAGCTCTTTTTGTTCATAATGAGAATCTCGAAAATTGCTGCATTGACTTGAAAAAAGCTCTTCTTACGTCGAAGGCAGATCTAGAGCAGGCCAACGAAAGCATACAAGTTCTTGAGGAGCAGAACGATGAGTTAAACGTCCTCGTCAGAGACCTCTGTATGGAAAAGGTTGCAGCTGAAGAGGGATTGGAAGAACAAAAAGAGCTTGTCCAAAGGTTAGAAAACGAAATCCTTCACTTGACTACTACAGCAGAAAAGCAGTTGGTCAAATCCATCGAAGAAAACTTGAGGAAAACCAGCGATGAGAAAGATCAACTTGTTGAGGAAATATGTTCATTGAATGATAAGCTCAAGTTGGCGTATGCTATAGCTGATGAAAAAGAAGCAATTGCGGTAGAGGCTCGCCAG GAATCTGAAGCGAGTAAAATATATGCGGAACAAAAGGAAGAAGAGGTCAAGATTCTAGAAATTTCTGTTGAGGAACTTGAGCGTACTGTAAATATATTAGAACGACGG GTGTATGATATGGATGAGGAAGTTAAAAGGCATCGCACATTAGAGACAGAGCTCCAAGCTCTCAGGCAGAGATTGTTTAGATTTGAGGACCTCACTGGCACTGTGGTCACAACCACTGAAGGCAGAGATGAATATGAGAGTCAACTATCTAC GTCAAAAGAGCTGCAAGGTGCGCATGGTCAGATACAAGTCCTCCAGAAAGAAGTAGCAGAACAAACCAAAGAG ATTAAACAGCTAAAAGAGTACATCTCCGAAATTTTACTGCATTCGGAGGCCCAAGCATCTAATTACCAGGAGAAG TATAAGACTCTGGAGGTCATGATTCGGGACTTTAAATTAGAGGACTCGAATTCGTCAGCTGCAGAGACCGCCATATCACATAAAACTGACAAAAGCTCAACAAGGAGCAGAGGTTCAAGTTCACCCTTTAGATGTATAGTTGGGTTGGTACAACAGATGAAGTTGGAGAAGGATCAGGAATTGACCATGGCAAGAGTTCGTGTTGAAGAATTGGAGTCACTGCTAGCTGCTAAACAGAAAGAG GTTTGCACATTGAACACGAGGATAGCTGCAGCCGATAGCATGACTCATGATGTTATTCGAGATTTACTTGGTGTGAAAATGGATATAACTAGCTATGCT GAATTGATTGACCAGCACCAGATCCAAAGAGTGGTTGAAGAGGCTAAGCAACATGCTGAAGAGATCATGTCCAAG GACCAAGAAATCATCAACCTGAAGAGACATATAGATGCTCTTGTTAAGGAAAGAGAGAG TTGCATGTCAGAGTTGAACAAGAAGGATACAGATGTTCTTGCGACACAGATATCTTTGGACCAACTACAAGAGCGAGCTCAGTTGCTTTCTTTGCAAAACGAAATGTTGAAG AATGACAAGAGCAATTTGCTGAAGAAGTTAGCTGAACTTGAACGAACTGTCCGCGAGGCAGGAGCCAGTAACCAACGTGTTCCACAGACAAAAAAG GATACAGTGTCATTTAAACTTGCTGATACTGATTATACCAAGAGACTGGAAAACGCTCAGAAGCTTCTTTCTCATGCTAACAATGAATTGGCAAAGTATCGCAAAACCAGCAATAATATTCCATCTACAAGAACTCAAGGACAGAGCTCTGGTACAAGATATCGGTAA